CGACGTGCGCAACAACGGCGGCGGGTGGACGGCGGACTGGGTCATGGCGGTCCTGAGCGTACGCCGGCACGCGTTCACCGTCCCACGTGGCGGCGAGCCCGGGTATCCGCAGGACCGGCTGATCTTCTACGCGTGGACAAAGCCGACCACGATGATGTGCAACGAGCAGAGCTTTTCGAACGCGGAAATTGTTGCGCACGCGTTCAAGACGCTGGGGCGTGGTCCGCTGGTCGGTGCACGTACGGCCGGTGGCGTGATCAGCACCGGCAGCTACACGCTGATCGACGGCGCCCAGGTGCGCATCCCCGGCCGCGGGTGGTACACGTTGCCGGCGGGCGTCGATATGGAGAATAATGGCGCCGTGCCGGACGTCCAGGTACTCGTGACGCCGGCCGATGAGACCCAGGCGCGCCAGCCGCAGCTTGACGCCGCGATCGCGGCGACGTTGGCGCAGCTGGCACGTCCCGCGACGCAGCCCTCGCCGGCAGAGCGTGCGCCCGAGGATCGGTAAGTGCCCAGACGCAGAAAGCCACGGAAGGCGCGGCGCGGCGATGGCTGGTTCCTGCCCTGGCCCTACCTCATTGGGGCGCTGGTCGGCGGCGCGATCGTCGCGACTGCGCTGCTGTGGGTTGGCCAGCCGCTGCTGGACCGGCACCGGGCGAAGACGCTCCGACCACTGGACCCGCTGCGGACGCCCGCCCGGGAGTTCCCGTGGACCACGCATCCACCGGCGGCGTTCCCCGTGCCGCCCTACGCCCGCTTCCTGGAAGGCGTGCAGATCGTGTTGGACCCAGGGCACGTCGGGCAGCGTGATCCGGGGGGCACGTGGAAGCGCGGTCCAACGGGCCTGCGGGAAGCTGAAGTGAATTTGCGGGTTGCGCAGTTCCTGCGCGAATTCCTGGACGCGGTCGGCGCCAAGGTCGTGCTGACGCGCACCGAGGACCGCAGCCTGGACCTGCCGGACAAGGAGGATTTCCGGCAGCGCGCGGCGGTGGCCAACGAGCTGCGCGCCGACCTGTTCCTCTCCATCCATCACAACGCGAATGACAAGCCCGAGCCGAACTACACGTCCGTGTTCTATCACGGCGCGGCGGGAGACAATCCGGCCAGCGTGGCGGCGGGGCGCTTTCTGCTGGCCGGCCTGAATGACGCGCTGCGGCTGGAGACCCACCTCGAGTGCGCGTTGCTCAGCGACTTCGCCGTCTACGATCGCAACGGGTTCGCGGTGCTGCGCCTCGCCGAGGTGCCGGCCGTGCTGACGGAGGCCTCGTTTCATTCGAACCCGGAAGAGGAACGCCGCCTGCGGGATCCGGTGTACAACCGGCGCGAGGCGTACGGGTTGTTCCTGGGGCTGGCGCGCTGGGCGCAGGCCGGGCTGCCGCGCGTGGCGCTGCTGGAGCCCGGCAATGGCGCGGCGAAGCGCGGCGGCGAAGCGACCGTCGGCCTGGATGACGGCCTCAGCGCGCGCGGCGGGTGGGGCGCTGATCAGAATCGCATTCTGCCGGACTCGGTCGTGGTCCGTGTGGACGGGCAGGCGGCGCGCTTCCGGCTGGACTTGGGCAAGCGTCAGCTCCGTGTCACGCTGCCGGCGGTGAAGGGCGACACCTGCACGTTATGGGTGGATTTCGAGAACGTGTTCGGCCAGCACGTGCTGCATCCGGAGCTGCGTGTATCGCTGCGGGGGCGCTGATTTCTGCCGGGCCAATGCAGTTTCAGCGGCAGGGTGGTACGGGCGTCCGGCCCGTCGCACGAACGGGCAAGATGCCCATACCACCGCAAAGGAAAGCGGCCCGTCACCTCGCGATGACAGGCCGCGTTGAAGGCGAAACAGCAGGCCGTGTTTTCGATATGCTGCGTATCCGCCCGCACGACGGGCAGACCGGCCGAACTACTTCCAGTTGTAGTTGGTGAACGGACGGGCCGTCGGGGTCTTGGTCGTGGCGACCAGCCAGCAGTTGCCCTTGCCGCGCGTGACATCCTTGATCGCGCTGCCAAAGCGGGTCCGCAGATAGCGATACGCCGCAGTGGGGCTGGTGTAGGCCCAACGGTTGCCGAAGTGGGTGCAGAAATCGCGATTGGTGAACTTGTACACCTGCACGCCGTTGTTGATGTACTTCATCCAGCGGTTCGCGGTCGTCGGCGAGATGATGGTCTTCTGGCCGGTGCCCGTGAACTGGCTGTAGACGTTCCAGTATGAACCCATCCGCCACTGGCACTCGTTCCGCATGCCCCGATACTTCGGCGAGTTGCACGAATAGCTCGTCGTGGTCCGGGTGAAACGCTTGCCAGTGCGATAGGTCTTGCCGTAGTTCCTGCGGGAAGTCATCTTTCTCGGTGGCATAGGGCTCTCCACTTGGGCCTGCTGCGGTTCGCCGTGAAAAAACTCTCCTCCGAGTTATCGGGTAACTGGTCCGGCGAATTGAATAACGACGGCGCAAATTCCGACGGCTCGGGAACCCCGGGCCGCCCCTGTCGCTCCGCGCGCCGGGCCGGCGGGGCACGCGCCAACCGACTCGCCCGCCGGCTATGATTGAGGTACACTGCCGCAGCGCGGCGTCCGGGGCCGCGGCGCAGCGACCACGGCCGGCATTGCACGGAGGTTGGCACGATGCGGATAGATTGGCGACGTCAGGCCCTCGCCCGGCGGTCCGCGCCGCTCCGGCGGGGCTTACTGGTCAGCGGCCTGCTGGGCGTCCTGCTGGCGCTGAGCATCCCGCTGGCAGCACAGCCGGCCACTCGGCCCAGCCGCGGAGCCGTGCTGCCGATCCGCGGCGTCATCGATGACATCATGCGCGACAGCCTCGAACGGCGAATCGCCGATGCGCGGGCCGACGGGGCGACGACCATCATCTTCGAGATGGACACGCCCGGGGGCGCCGTGACCAGCGCCCTTGGCATCTGCCGGCTGATCAAGAATCTCCCGCCGGAAATCCGCACCGTAGCCTGGGTCCATCCCGAGGCGTACAGCGCCGGGGCGATGATCTCGGTGGCCTGCCGCGAGATTTGGATGAGCCCTTCGTCTTCGATCGGCGACTGTGCGCCCATCATGGTCACGCCCGTCGGCGGCGTCACCGAACTCGGCGACGCCGAACGCGCCAAGGCCGAGAGCCCCATCCTCCAGGAATTCCGCGACTCGGCCGTGCGCAATGGTTATGACCAGTTGCTCTCGCGGGCCATGGTGGCCGTCGGCGAGGAAGTTTGGTGGCTGGAGAACGTGAGCGATCCCGGAGAGCGGCGTTTCGTTACCACCGCCGAGAAGACCAAGCTGATCGATGATGTAGCGGCCGACGAGCGCGCCTGGAAGCCGGTCGAGAGCTACACGGACGCCATGACCGGCAAGGTTATCACAGTGACGCAGCCCGTCGACCGCGCCAACGAGCTGCTGACCATGTCACAATACGACGCAGTCGCGTTCGGCTTCGCGCGCGGCATCGCCAGCAGCCTCGATGACCTGTCGCAGAAGCTCGACCTGGCCGCGACACCGAAGGTGTACGAGAAGACCGGCTGGGAAGGTTTCGCGATGTGGCTCAATAGTCCGCTGATCCGCGGAATCCTACTGGTCATTGTGATGATCGGGGCCTACATGGAGTTCCAGTCGCCGGGGCTGATCCTGCCCGGCGTAACCGCCCTGATCGCCCTGGTCGTGTTCCTGGCCGCCCCCTACGCCGCCGGCCTCGCCAGCATCTGGACCATCATCGTCTTTGTGATCGGGGCGGTGCTCCTGGCGGTCGAGATATTCGTCATCCCCGGGTTCGGCATCGCCGGAATCCTGGGCATTCTGCTGATCGTTGTGGCGCTGCTGGCGTCATTCGTGCCCGCGGAGCCCGAGGCGCCGACGTTCTCGCTGCCGAGCCTGCAGGGCACCTGGGACGGTCTCGTGACCGGGCTGAAGGTGCTTATCGGCAGCATCGTCATCTCGATGGTGGGCATGGTGCTGGTGGCGCGCTACCTGCCTCGCTCGCGCATGGTGGCCGGCGTGATCTCGGCCAACCCGCAGGGCGCGGCGTTGGCAATTTCTGATGCGCATCCCGACGTGGCCCAGGTGGGCGACGTGGGCGTGGTAACTGGTGACCTCCGCCCCGGCGGCCAGGCGCGTTTCGGCCAGGAAGTGGTTGACGTACAGAGCCAGGGCGAATACATCGAGGCGGGTCGGCGCGTGCAGGTGATCCGCCGCGCCGGAATGACGATCGTGGTCGAGCCGCTGCCGCACGATGGCACGGCCTGATCCAGGGCCCATCAACACGAGGGAGACCGTATGCCAGAACTACTTCTGCTGGCGGCCAAGTCCGAGGCCGGCCAATGGCTGTGGATCGTCGGTGGGATCATCATCGTCATCATCGCGCTGGCGTTTTTCGCGCTGATTGCGAATTTCGGCCGGCTGTGGGTGACGGCGTGGTCCGCCAAATCGCAGATCGCCATGCGCGAGCTGCTGGGAATGTGGCTGCGCAAGGTGAACAGCACGGTCATCGTGCTGACCAAGATCCAGGCGTGGAAGGCCGGGCTGACCGACATCTCCACCGAGGACCTGGAGAACCACTACCTCGCGCGCGGCCGCGTGCCGAATGTCATCCAGGCGCTGATCTCGGCCCAGCGGGCGAAGATTCCTCTCGACTTCCGCACGGCCTGCGCGATCGACCTCGCCGGCCGCGACATCGTCGACGCCGTCCATACGAGCGTGAATCCCAAGGTGATCGACTGCCCGAGCCCGGCCGCCGGCCGCACGACGATCGACGCGGTCGCGAAGGACGGCATCCAGCTCAAGGTAAAGGCCCGGGTGACGGTGCGCACCAATATCCAACGGCTCGTCGGCGGTGCCACCGAAGAGACCATCATCGCACGTGTCGGCGAAGGCATCGTGTCCGCGATCGGCTCGGCCGGGTCGCACAAGGAGGTGCTGGAGAACCCCGACCGCATCTCCAAGGCGGTCCTCCACAAGGGGCTCGACGCCGGCACTGCGTTCGAGATCCTCTCGATCGACATCGCCGACGTGGACGTGGGCGACAACATCGGCGCCCGCCTGCAGGCGGACCAGGCCGAAGCGGACAAGAAGCGGTTCCAAGCCGAGGCCGAGAAGCGCCGGGCGATGGCCATCGCCCAGGAGCAGGAGAACAGCGCCCAGGTCGAAGCCAACCGCGCCCTGGTCGTGCTCGCCGAGGCGGAGATTCCGAAGGCGATGGCCGAAGCGTTCCGCTCCGGCAATCTCGGGATCATGGATTATTACAGGCTGAAGAACATCCAGGCGGACACGGGCATGCGCGACTCCATCGCCGGGCGCGGGCCGGCCGAGCCGAGCAAGCCGAAGACTGAATAGCAGACATGCTGACGCTGATTCCAGAAACGTGGTGCCTCGCCGCCGACGAAACGGGGACGGAGGAGC
This sequence is a window from Phycisphaerae bacterium. Protein-coding genes within it:
- a CDS encoding N-acetylmuramoyl-L-alanine amidase, which codes for MPRRRKPRKARRGDGWFLPWPYLIGALVGGAIVATALLWVGQPLLDRHRAKTLRPLDPLRTPAREFPWTTHPPAAFPVPPYARFLEGVQIVLDPGHVGQRDPGGTWKRGPTGLREAEVNLRVAQFLREFLDAVGAKVVLTRTEDRSLDLPDKEDFRQRAAVANELRADLFLSIHHNANDKPEPNYTSVFYHGAAGDNPASVAAGRFLLAGLNDALRLETHLECALLSDFAVYDRNGFAVLRLAEVPAVLTEASFHSNPEEERRLRDPVYNRREAYGLFLGLARWAQAGLPRVALLEPGNGAAKRGGEATVGLDDGLSARGGWGADQNRILPDSVVVRVDGQAARFRLDLGKRQLRVTLPAVKGDTCTLWVDFENVFGQHVLHPELRVSLRGR
- the floA gene encoding flotillin-like protein FloA (flotillin-like protein involved in membrane lipid rafts); protein product: MPELLLLAAKSEAGQWLWIVGGIIIVIIALAFFALIANFGRLWVTAWSAKSQIAMRELLGMWLRKVNSTVIVLTKIQAWKAGLTDISTEDLENHYLARGRVPNVIQALISAQRAKIPLDFRTACAIDLAGRDIVDAVHTSVNPKVIDCPSPAAGRTTIDAVAKDGIQLKVKARVTVRTNIQRLVGGATEETIIARVGEGIVSAIGSAGSHKEVLENPDRISKAVLHKGLDAGTAFEILSIDIADVDVGDNIGARLQADQAEADKKRFQAEAEKRRAMAIAQEQENSAQVEANRALVVLAEAEIPKAMAEAFRSGNLGIMDYYRLKNIQADTGMRDSIAGRGPAEPSKPKTE